Below is a genomic region from Citrobacter tructae.
AACGCACACGGATCAGGCGGCTTACCTGCACGCCAACGGCTTCCCACAGGCGACGCACTTCACGGTTACGCCCTTCGGTCAACGTGACGTTATACCACTGGTTAATCCCTTCACCACCGCTGAATTTGATGGTTTTAAATGCAGCCGGACCATCTTCCAGCTGTACGCCACGGCTCAGGTCACGCAGTTTCGTTTCATCAACCTGACCAAACACGCGCACTGCGTATTCACGTTCAACTTCACGGCTCGGATGCATCAGACGGTTCGCCAGTTCACCGTCGGTGGTGAACAGCAGTAAACCACAGGTATTCACGTCCAGACGCCCCACGGCAATCCAGCGCGCATCGCGCAGTTTTGGCAGGCGATCAAAGACGGTCGGACGACCTTCCGGGTCGTTACGCGTACACAGTTCGCCTTCCGGCTTGTAATACGCCAGAACACGACAGATTTGTTCTGCTGATTCTTTCACCGAAATCAGATGACCGTCGATACGGATTTTCAGACCCGGAGTGACTTCAACGCGATCGCCAAGCGTGGCAATTTTGCCGTCAACGCTTACGCGACCTGCTGCAATAATGGTTTCAATTTCACGGCGAGAGCCGTGGCCAGCGCGCGCCAGCACTTTTTGTAACTTTTCGCTCATAGAGCTTCCTTTAGGTGTCGCCTTCACAGGCGTCGAACAGGAGAATCAACGGCGCCAGTCAGCGCCATTTTAAGGCCGCGTAGTATACCGAGTTGCGCCCTTATAA
It encodes:
- the rluB gene encoding 23S rRNA pseudouridine(2605) synthase RluB, which gives rise to MSEKLQKVLARAGHGSRREIETIIAAGRVSVDGKIATLGDRVEVTPGLKIRIDGHLISVKESAEQICRVLAYYKPEGELCTRNDPEGRPTVFDRLPKLRDARWIAVGRLDVNTCGLLLFTTDGELANRLMHPSREVEREYAVRVFGQVDETKLRDLSRGVQLEDGPAAFKTIKFSGGEGINQWYNVTLTEGRNREVRRLWEAVGVQVSRLIRVRYGDIPLPKGLPRGGWTELDLAQTNYLRQLVELQPETSSKVAVEKDRRRMKANQIRRAVKRHTQVGSSRRPGGRNNNG